In Chromobacterium rhizoryzae, one genomic interval encodes:
- the pdxR gene encoding MocR-like pyridoxine biosynthesis transcription factor PdxR, whose translation MSAGLAAPELSSQDDALPLYRQVYQRFIQAISQGSLTPGQRVPSIRALAGELQVSRNTVELAYELLIGEGYLEARGQAGTVVSPRLAEVRMQQPRPADAPAPRPASLSLFDSASDWQPLPYQLGLPALDLFPRKLWASLNTRQLRLQNRFLSYPQPAGYGPLREAIAAYLHLSRGLDCSPQQVFITAGYRGALNLIGRTLLRPLDQVWIEDPCFPPSRHLMAEMGAELVPVPVDRDGMQVAVAKERAPHARFALVTPAHQSPLGVSLSLVRRLELLAWAEHNNAFIIEDDYDSEYRYDGRPQPALASLGANDNVLYVGSFSKVLSPALRLAYLVVPKPLLTRFNAACHTWHDGCPLLNQGVVVDFMQEGHFIRHLRKMRSAYAQRRELVIASLRQAFGERMSFDVPACGLHLLARLDRSEDDIALAQRAKRERFGIAALSARALEADCGKGLLFGFANVATPEQAAQQARNLRLCLEGRSLPPGG comes from the coding sequence GTGAGCGCCGGCCTTGCCGCCCCGGAGCTATCCAGTCAGGACGACGCGCTGCCGCTGTACCGCCAAGTGTATCAACGCTTCATCCAGGCCATCAGCCAGGGCAGCCTGACGCCGGGACAACGGGTGCCGTCCATACGCGCGCTGGCCGGCGAGCTGCAAGTGTCGCGCAATACCGTGGAATTGGCTTACGAATTATTGATAGGCGAAGGTTATCTGGAGGCGCGCGGCCAGGCCGGCACCGTGGTGTCGCCGCGGCTGGCGGAAGTGCGCATGCAGCAGCCCCGCCCGGCGGACGCGCCGGCGCCGCGCCCGGCCAGCCTGTCCTTATTTGATTCCGCCTCCGACTGGCAGCCCCTGCCCTATCAGCTGGGCTTGCCGGCGCTGGACCTGTTCCCGCGCAAGCTGTGGGCCAGCCTGAACACCCGCCAGCTGCGGCTGCAAAACCGTTTTCTGTCCTACCCTCAGCCGGCCGGCTACGGGCCGCTGCGCGAGGCCATCGCCGCCTATCTGCACCTGTCGCGCGGGCTGGACTGCTCGCCGCAACAGGTCTTCATCACCGCCGGCTACCGCGGCGCGCTGAATTTGATCGGCCGCACCCTGCTGCGGCCGCTGGACCAGGTGTGGATTGAAGACCCCTGTTTCCCGCCCAGCCGCCACCTGATGGCGGAAATGGGCGCGGAGCTGGTGCCGGTGCCGGTGGACCGGGACGGCATGCAGGTGGCCGTCGCCAAGGAGAGGGCGCCGCACGCCCGTTTCGCGCTGGTGACCCCGGCGCATCAAAGCCCGCTGGGGGTGTCGCTGTCCCTGGTGCGGCGTCTGGAGCTGCTGGCCTGGGCCGAGCACAACAACGCCTTCATCATCGAAGACGATTACGACAGCGAATACCGCTACGACGGCCGGCCGCAGCCGGCACTGGCCAGCCTGGGGGCCAACGACAACGTGCTCTACGTCGGCAGCTTCAGCAAGGTGCTGAGCCCGGCGCTGCGCCTGGCCTATCTGGTGGTGCCCAAGCCCCTGCTGACGCGCTTCAACGCCGCCTGCCATACCTGGCACGACGGCTGCCCGTTGTTGAATCAGGGGGTGGTGGTGGATTTCATGCAGGAGGGCCACTTCATCCGCCATCTGCGCAAGATGCGCTCCGCCTACGCGCAGCGCCGCGAGCTGGTGATCGCCAGTCTGCGGCAGGCGTTCGGCGAGCGGATGAGTTTCGACGTGCCGGCCTGCGGCCTGCATTTGCTGGCGCGGCTGGATCGCTCGGAGGACGACATCGCCTTGGCGCAGCGCGCCAAGCGCGAGCGCTTCGGCATCGCCGCGCTGTCGGCGCGGGCGCTGGAGGCGGATTGCGGCAAGGGGCTGTTGTTCGGTTTCGCCAATGTGGCCACGCCGGAGCAGGCCGCGCAACAGGCGCGGAATCTGCGCCTATGCCTGGAAGGCCGGTCCTTGCCGCCGGGCGGCTGA
- a CDS encoding anthranilate synthase component II — protein MHLMIDNYDSFTYNVVQYLGMLGADIMVRRNDEISLEEMEALRPRSLIVSPGPCSPAEAGVSLAAIRRFAGRLPILGICLGHQCIAAAFGAQVRRADEVLHGKVSRIHHDGEGLFEGLADGLKVARYHSLVADALPEELVATAWALRADGGRGEIMALRHRSLPIHGLQFHPESVLTEQGLSMLGNYLRLAERAAQAETEAV, from the coding sequence ATGCATTTGATGATCGATAACTACGATTCCTTCACCTACAACGTGGTGCAGTACCTGGGCATGTTGGGCGCGGACATCATGGTGAGGCGCAACGACGAGATCAGCCTGGAGGAGATGGAAGCGCTGCGGCCGCGCTCGCTGATCGTCTCGCCCGGACCCTGTTCGCCCGCCGAGGCCGGGGTGTCGCTGGCGGCGATCCGCCGCTTCGCCGGCCGCCTGCCCATCCTCGGCATCTGCCTGGGCCACCAGTGCATCGCCGCCGCCTTCGGCGCGCAAGTGCGCCGCGCCGACGAAGTGCTGCACGGCAAAGTGTCGCGCATCCATCACGACGGCGAGGGTCTGTTCGAAGGCCTGGCCGACGGCCTCAAGGTGGCGCGCTACCACTCGCTGGTGGCGGACGCGCTGCCGGAAGAGCTGGTCGCCACCGCCTGGGCGCTGCGCGCCGACGGCGGCCGGGGCGAGATCATGGCGCTGCGCCACCGCAGCCTACCCATTCACGGCCTGCAATTCCATCCGGAATCGGTGCTGACCGAACAGGGGCTCAGCATGCTGGGCAATTATCTGCGGCTGGCGGAACGCGCCGCGCAAGCGGAAACCGAAGCCGTCTGA
- a CDS encoding ferritin-like domain-containing protein, translating to MLKIRQELMAELLQAEHINDVRTMLAGAVRLELSTIPTYLTALFSIKPGQNQEARALVQSVVVEEMLHMTLAANTLIAIGGNPRVIEDGRALSYPGPLPMCVDTGLIVTLKALSRQQAQEVFMEIERPDTQAVLPGETQASVDNQPGFDSIGRFYQAILERLQYLENHGHDCFAQPRLDEQVDVSQWFPQEVPGCPDGKVYDMASARAVIDTIVRQGEGVQVEDDWINPKEEAGGGYAHYFKFGEIYYGKRLVRDDSSPSGWSYTGEPVPLDETGVFNLLPNAALSDYPAGSGAAVSGAQFYQAYQNLLAALDRTFNGQPRELDAAIGIMYELKLVAQKVMRNPVNSSVPDVVAAPPFMLRHSSS from the coding sequence ATGCTGAAGATACGTCAAGAACTGATGGCCGAACTGCTTCAGGCCGAGCACATCAACGATGTGCGGACCATGCTGGCCGGCGCGGTGCGGCTGGAGCTGTCCACCATTCCCACTTATCTGACCGCGCTGTTCTCCATCAAGCCCGGCCAGAATCAGGAAGCGCGCGCGCTGGTGCAATCCGTGGTGGTGGAGGAAATGCTGCACATGACCCTGGCCGCCAACACCCTGATCGCCATCGGCGGCAACCCGCGCGTCATCGAAGACGGCCGGGCGCTCAGCTACCCGGGGCCGCTGCCGATGTGCGTGGACACCGGCCTGATCGTCACCCTCAAGGCGCTGAGCCGGCAGCAGGCTCAGGAAGTGTTCATGGAGATTGAACGCCCGGACACCCAGGCCGTCCTGCCCGGAGAGACCCAGGCCTCGGTCGACAACCAGCCCGGCTTCGACTCCATCGGCCGCTTTTACCAGGCCATCCTGGAGCGGCTGCAATATTTGGAAAACCACGGTCACGACTGCTTCGCCCAGCCGCGGCTGGACGAGCAGGTGGACGTCAGCCAGTGGTTCCCGCAGGAGGTGCCGGGCTGTCCGGACGGCAAGGTCTACGACATGGCCAGCGCCCGCGCGGTGATAGACACCATTGTGCGCCAGGGCGAAGGCGTGCAGGTGGAGGACGACTGGATCAACCCCAAGGAAGAAGCCGGCGGCGGCTACGCCCATTATTTCAAGTTTGGCGAGATCTACTACGGCAAGCGCCTGGTTCGCGACGACTCCAGCCCCTCCGGCTGGTCCTATACCGGCGAGCCGGTGCCGCTGGACGAAACCGGGGTGTTCAATCTGCTGCCCAACGCCGCGCTGTCAGACTATCCGGCGGGCAGCGGCGCGGCCGTCAGCGGCGCCCAGTTCTACCAGGCCTATCAAAACCTGCTGGCCGCGCTGGACCGCACCTTCAACGGCCAGCCGCGGGAGTTGGACGCCGCCATCGGCATCATGTACGAGCTGAAGCTGGTGGCGCAAAAAGTGATGCGGAACCCGGTCAACAGCAGCGTGCCGGACGTGGTGGCCGCGCCGCCGTTCATGCTCCGGCATTCGTCGTCCTGA
- a CDS encoding ATP-binding protein: MSLRLRLLLWIGVSLCLLWGGVAAWTLHDLDRQMRLTLDRRLAMSAQMVAGLMEQLPAPPPRAVPRFEGIGAGIACQIVSVRGEVLARTPGAPDTRADPAPGYAEQTLRGERWRSYTVVANGLRVTTADRLTEREAMLTDIRWAAAVPFIAALAGSLVALWLGVSRGLRPLERLRRALARRAPEALEPVATQGLPRDVLPLADSLNQLLRRVGEALQRERRLTSDAAHELRTPLTAIKTHLQVARITQGPDAAQALAHAAEGAERLQNTLGQLLMLARLEGAFDWEEGPPACADEVARLAMRDAEPAPPRRIVCAPLPEAALALPQALAATALRNLLDNALRYSPPDAPVRLEAALCEEGLRFEIRDQGPGLTADQREQAAKRFWRGRHAGAGSGLGLSIVTAIAGRFGGRLELLAGEEGGLCAALTLPVLRSSS, from the coding sequence ATGAGCTTGCGTCTGCGACTGCTGTTATGGATAGGGGTGTCGCTGTGCCTGCTGTGGGGCGGCGTGGCGGCCTGGACGCTGCATGATCTGGACCGGCAGATGCGGCTGACGCTGGACCGGCGGCTGGCGATGTCGGCGCAGATGGTGGCCGGCCTGATGGAACAATTGCCGGCGCCGCCGCCGCGCGCCGTGCCGCGTTTCGAGGGCATAGGCGCCGGCATCGCGTGTCAGATCGTGTCCGTGCGCGGCGAGGTGCTGGCGCGCACGCCGGGCGCGCCGGATACCCGCGCGGACCCGGCGCCGGGCTATGCCGAGCAAACCCTGCGCGGCGAGCGCTGGCGCAGCTATACGGTGGTGGCCAACGGCTTGCGGGTGACCACGGCGGACCGGCTGACCGAACGCGAGGCGATGTTGACGGATATCCGCTGGGCCGCCGCCGTGCCCTTCATCGCTGCCCTGGCCGGCAGCCTGGTGGCCTTGTGGCTGGGCGTGAGCCGGGGGCTGCGGCCGCTGGAGCGGCTGCGCCGCGCCTTGGCGCGCCGCGCGCCGGAAGCGCTGGAGCCGGTGGCCACTCAGGGTTTGCCGCGTGACGTGCTGCCGCTGGCGGACAGCCTGAATCAGCTCTTGCGGCGCGTTGGCGAAGCGCTGCAACGCGAGCGGCGTCTGACCAGCGACGCCGCCCATGAGCTGCGCACCCCGCTGACGGCGATCAAGACGCATCTGCAAGTGGCGCGCATCACCCAGGGGCCGGACGCGGCGCAGGCGCTGGCCCACGCCGCCGAGGGGGCGGAACGCTTGCAGAACACCCTGGGGCAGTTGCTGATGCTGGCGCGGCTGGAAGGGGCTTTCGATTGGGAGGAAGGCCCTCCGGCCTGCGCCGACGAGGTGGCGCGGCTGGCGATGCGCGACGCGGAGCCCGCGCCGCCGCGGCGCATTGTCTGCGCTCCGCTGCCGGAGGCCGCGCTGGCCTTGCCCCAGGCGCTGGCGGCCACCGCGCTGCGCAATCTGCTGGACAACGCCTTGCGGTATTCGCCGCCGGACGCGCCGGTGCGTTTGGAGGCCGCGCTGTGCGAGGAGGGCTTGCGCTTTGAAATCCGCGATCAGGGGCCGGGGCTGACGGCGGACCAGCGCGAACAGGCCGCGAAGCGCTTTTGGCGCGGGCGGCATGCCGGCGCCGGCAGCGGCCTGGGCCTGTCCATCGTCACCGCGATCGCCGGGCGCTTTGGCGGCCGTCTGGAACTGCTGGCCGGCGAGGAGGGCGGGCTATGCGCCGCCCTGACGCTGCCGGTGCTCAGAAGTTCTTCATAG
- a CDS encoding TlpA family protein disulfide reductase: protein MLAFNLGPLAIPVSLAIIAAAWLAAHGAGLLAGRGRRVSVAAHLNDMLLWGFVAARVGFVLYWFSLYSQRPLAVLDLRDGGFLPWAGVAAALALAAWRGWRRPELRRPLAVAILSGALVWAGGAALQEGRTKASLSARVLPQLDGAPASLPALAGGKPMVLNLWASWCPPCLREMPLLQDAQRQRTDVRFVFANQGEDEVAVREFFHKQPLRLRHVLLDPAGALGREYGSAALPTTLFFDARGQLQTIHLGELSEATLASKLQLLGGAPASKE from the coding sequence ATGCTTGCTTTCAACCTTGGCCCGCTGGCCATTCCGGTCAGCCTGGCCATCATCGCCGCCGCCTGGCTCGCCGCCCACGGCGCCGGCCTGCTCGCCGGCCGCGGCCGCCGCGTCAGCGTGGCGGCCCACCTCAACGACATGCTGCTGTGGGGCTTCGTCGCCGCGCGCGTCGGCTTCGTCCTGTACTGGTTTTCGCTGTACTCGCAGCGGCCGCTGGCGGTGCTGGATCTGCGCGACGGCGGCTTCCTGCCCTGGGCCGGCGTCGCCGCCGCGCTCGCCCTGGCCGCGTGGCGCGGCTGGCGTCGGCCGGAGCTGCGCCGGCCGCTGGCCGTCGCCATCCTGAGCGGCGCGCTGGTCTGGGCCGGCGGCGCGGCACTGCAAGAAGGGCGAACCAAGGCCTCGCTGTCCGCCCGCGTGCTGCCGCAACTGGACGGCGCCCCGGCCTCGCTGCCGGCGCTGGCCGGCGGCAAGCCCATGGTGCTCAATCTCTGGGCCAGCTGGTGCCCGCCCTGCCTGCGGGAAATGCCGCTGCTGCAAGACGCCCAGCGGCAAAGGACCGACGTGCGCTTCGTCTTCGCCAACCAGGGCGAGGACGAAGTCGCGGTGCGCGAGTTCTTCCACAAGCAGCCGCTTCGGCTCCGGCATGTGCTGCTGGACCCGGCCGGCGCTCTGGGCCGGGAGTACGGCTCGGCGGCACTGCCCACCACGCTGTTTTTCGACGCCCGCGGCCAATTGCAAACCATACATCTGGGCGAACTGTCCGAAGCCACTCTGGCCAGCAAGCTGCAATTGCTGGGCGGCGCGCCCGCTTCCAAGGAATAA
- a CDS encoding acyl-CoA thioesterase: MQDPHFSKAYPIRFSHCDPAGIVYFPQYLVLSNWLVEDWFTEGLGISFADFIGPRRLGLPIVKLDCEFLRPSRQGEQLTLQLRVARLGGSSLTLDIEGHANGELRLRCRQVLVHISLDSGAAIDAPADVRAALSGLMEEAAA, from the coding sequence ATGCAAGACCCCCATTTTTCCAAGGCCTACCCGATCCGCTTCTCCCACTGCGATCCGGCCGGCATCGTTTACTTCCCGCAATACCTGGTGCTGAGCAACTGGCTGGTGGAAGACTGGTTCACCGAAGGGCTGGGCATCAGCTTCGCCGACTTCATCGGCCCGCGCCGGCTGGGCCTGCCCATCGTCAAGCTGGACTGCGAATTCCTGCGCCCGTCCCGCCAGGGCGAGCAGCTGACGCTGCAGTTGCGCGTGGCGCGGCTGGGCGGCAGCTCGCTGACCCTGGACATCGAAGGCCACGCCAACGGCGAACTGCGGCTGCGCTGCCGCCAGGTGCTGGTGCACATCTCGCTGGACAGCGGCGCAGCCATCGACGCCCCGGCCGACGTGCGCGCCGCCTTGAGCGGCTTGATGGAGGAGGCGGCGGCATGA
- the dsbG gene encoding thiol:disulfide interchange protein DsbG → MNAPLIRGLAPLALWLSLSAHAAPPQAWPAPIQALEAQGYEVLSSFPGPSGLTGYAALYLGRPQAVYLTPDGRQAIVGNVTDARGDKWKPELLDRQFGAALWRQLESSHWIADGKDGAPRVVYTFTDPNCPYCRQLWRDARPWVQAGKVQIRHILVGLLAEDSPAKAAALLAAPDPAAALARHEAGDSVRPLAKPPASVGAKLAVNQRLMERFGVFATPASFYRDAQGRLQKVQGAPAAAALQQLLGPR, encoded by the coding sequence ATGAACGCACCGCTGATCCGCGGCCTGGCGCCGCTGGCGCTCTGGCTGAGCCTGAGCGCCCACGCCGCGCCGCCTCAAGCCTGGCCGGCGCCCATTCAGGCGCTGGAAGCCCAGGGCTATGAAGTCCTGAGCAGCTTTCCCGGCCCGTCCGGGCTCACCGGCTACGCCGCGCTCTACCTGGGCCGGCCGCAGGCCGTCTACCTGACCCCGGACGGCCGACAGGCCATCGTCGGCAACGTCACCGACGCCCGCGGCGACAAATGGAAGCCCGAGCTGCTGGACCGGCAGTTCGGCGCCGCGCTGTGGCGGCAGTTGGAAAGCAGCCACTGGATCGCCGACGGCAAGGACGGGGCCCCGCGCGTGGTCTACACCTTCACCGATCCCAACTGCCCGTATTGCCGGCAGCTCTGGCGGGACGCCCGGCCCTGGGTCCAGGCCGGCAAGGTCCAGATCCGCCACATCCTGGTGGGCCTGCTGGCCGAGGACAGCCCGGCCAAGGCCGCCGCCCTCCTGGCCGCGCCGGACCCGGCCGCCGCGCTGGCGCGCCACGAAGCCGGCGATTCGGTGCGGCCGCTGGCCAAGCCGCCGGCCTCCGTCGGCGCCAAACTGGCGGTCAACCAGCGGCTGATGGAGCGCTTCGGCGTGTTCGCCACCCCGGCCTCTTTCTACCGCGACGCCCAGGGCCGGCTGCAAAAAGTCCAGGGCGCGCCCGCGGCGGCCGCGCTGCAACAGCTGCTCGGACCGCGCTGA
- a CDS encoding response regulator, with protein sequence MRVLLVEDNELIALGIVAGLRAHGLTVDAVGSAAQAEAALATLDADLMILDLGLPDEDGMRLLARLRARGAALPVLVLTARDAVEDRVAGLRAGADDYLLKPFDLDELVARLHALRRRAAGRCVDVIEDGPLRLDPMRGEVWLHGRPVALARRELALLAALMQARERILSAEQLKDRLYDYSEEIESNALNVHIHHLRRKLGPAVVETVRGLGYRYGRAGE encoded by the coding sequence ATGCGGGTGTTATTGGTGGAAGACAATGAGTTGATCGCGCTGGGCATCGTCGCCGGGCTGCGCGCCCACGGCCTGACGGTGGATGCGGTGGGCAGCGCGGCCCAGGCCGAGGCGGCGCTGGCGACGCTGGACGCCGATTTGATGATTCTGGACCTGGGGCTGCCGGACGAGGACGGCATGCGCTTGCTGGCGCGCTTGCGCGCGCGCGGCGCGGCGCTGCCGGTGCTGGTGTTGACCGCGCGCGACGCGGTGGAAGACCGGGTGGCTGGCCTGCGCGCCGGCGCGGACGATTATCTGCTCAAGCCCTTTGATCTGGACGAACTGGTGGCGAGGCTGCACGCCTTGCGCCGGCGCGCCGCCGGGCGTTGCGTGGACGTGATCGAGGACGGCCCGCTGCGGCTGGACCCGATGCGCGGCGAAGTCTGGCTGCACGGCCGGCCGGTGGCGCTGGCGCGCCGCGAACTGGCGCTGTTGGCGGCCTTGATGCAGGCGCGGGAACGGATTCTCAGCGCCGAGCAGTTAAAAGACCGGCTCTACGATTACAGCGAAGAAATCGAAAGCAACGCCCTGAACGTGCACATCCACCATTTGCGGCGCAAGCTGGGGCCGGCGGTGGTGGAGACGGTGCGCGGCCTGGGCTACCGCTACGGCAGGGCCGGCGAATGA
- a CDS encoding RidA family protein, producing the protein MMQILQPPEWARPRGYANGIAARGTLVFTSGQLGWDAEEKLVGPGYAEQAIQILKNIVAVLAEAGARPEHLVRLTWYVSDRDAYFAEAREVGRAYRELIGHFPVMSAFQVASLMVPGAKVQIEATAVIPD; encoded by the coding sequence ATGATGCAAATTCTGCAACCGCCGGAATGGGCGCGCCCGCGCGGCTACGCCAACGGCATCGCCGCGCGCGGCACCCTGGTGTTCACCTCCGGCCAACTGGGCTGGGACGCGGAAGAAAAGCTGGTGGGGCCGGGCTACGCCGAGCAGGCGATCCAGATCTTGAAGAACATCGTGGCGGTCCTGGCCGAGGCCGGCGCGCGGCCGGAGCACCTGGTGCGGCTGACCTGGTATGTGTCCGACCGCGACGCTTATTTCGCCGAGGCCCGGGAAGTGGGCCGCGCCTACCGGGAGCTGATCGGCCATTTCCCGGTGATGAGCGCGTTCCAGGTGGCGTCTTTGATGGTGCCGGGCGCCAAGGTGCAGATCGAGGCGACGGCGGTGATTCCGGATTGA
- a CDS encoding VTT domain-containing protein, producing MGFLSWLFGDENLMSLLAQNWALGVWIVAAIVFCETGLVVLPFLPGDGLLFATGALLGAQGVSPWWPMGLITLAAILGDLLNYSIGRSALGQTLIRRGWVKPQHLAKTQAFFDRYGAPTITIGRFVPIVRTVAPFLAGLSGMCPRRFACYNVLGAVIWCGGLVSMGYWLGAIPWVQDNMLWLVLGMVALLLLPPLWQWRRSRRNG from the coding sequence ATGGGGTTTCTGAGCTGGTTGTTCGGCGATGAGAATCTGATGTCCCTACTGGCGCAGAACTGGGCGCTGGGGGTGTGGATCGTGGCCGCCATCGTGTTTTGCGAAACCGGCCTGGTGGTCTTGCCCTTCCTGCCCGGCGACGGGCTCTTGTTCGCCACCGGCGCCTTGCTGGGCGCGCAGGGGGTGTCGCCGTGGTGGCCGATGGGGCTGATCACGCTGGCGGCCATCCTGGGGGATTTGCTGAATTACAGCATCGGCCGTTCCGCCCTGGGGCAGACGCTGATCCGGCGCGGCTGGGTCAAGCCCCAGCATCTGGCCAAGACCCAGGCTTTTTTCGACCGCTACGGCGCGCCCACCATCACCATCGGCCGTTTCGTGCCCATCGTGCGCACGGTGGCGCCGTTTCTGGCCGGCTTGTCCGGCATGTGTCCGCGCCGCTTCGCCTGCTACAACGTGTTGGGCGCGGTGATCTGGTGCGGCGGGCTGGTGTCCATGGGTTACTGGCTGGGAGCGATTCCGTGGGTGCAGGACAATATGCTGTGGCTGGTGCTGGGCATGGTCGCGCTGCTCTTGCTGCCGCCCTTGTGGCAGTGGCGGCGCAGCCGCCGGAACGGCTGA
- the dsbD gene encoding protein-disulfide reductase DsbD has product MPLIFRSLLLLLFLWMPAVQAQTGFLPPEQAFRLSVSELGDGQVRLRWDIRDGYYLYRKNIKIAAEPAGSVPPPAMPAGKTIHDEFFGESEVYYQRLELLVRAGQARRLALSWQGCAEAGLCYPPQHRVVELSGGGQAVKTATAGLAGTAPAAPALGEDQALAARLAQSGVGWVLLAFFGLGLLMTFTPCVLPMVPILSSLIVGSGATPRRGLVLALAFVLPMALTYAALGALAASMGANLQAALQTPWALGLFAALFILLALAMFGVYELQLPAALRDRLAMASQRQRGGTLGGAAAMGVLSALLVGPCMTAPLAGALLYISDSGDVLKGGLALLAMGLGMGVPLLLVGALGAKLLPRPGLWMNRVKAVFGFLLLGMAIWFLDRVLPPAASLALWGAWLFAVAVGLLTLSRPWRASPGQWTLRGAAALLGLWAAAMLIGAAAGQSDPLRPLAFVSSAAAPAADMEQLGFVTVRDVRALQQGLDEAARQGRWALVDYYADWCVACKEIEHKVFGDPLVRQALAGMTLLRPDVTESGPDSAALLASRQVIGPPTLLLIGPDGQERRAQRIVGALSPDAFLERLSQARRAR; this is encoded by the coding sequence ATGCCGCTTATTTTCCGCAGCCTGTTGCTGCTGCTTTTCCTCTGGATGCCCGCCGTCCAGGCGCAAACCGGCTTTCTGCCGCCGGAACAGGCCTTCCGTCTCAGCGTCAGCGAGCTGGGCGACGGCCAGGTCCGCCTGCGCTGGGACATCCGCGACGGCTATTATTTGTATCGCAAAAATATCAAGATCGCGGCCGAACCCGCCGGCAGCGTCCCGCCGCCGGCGATGCCGGCCGGCAAGACCATCCATGATGAATTCTTTGGCGAATCCGAGGTGTATTACCAGCGGCTGGAACTGCTGGTGCGGGCCGGCCAGGCGCGCCGCCTCGCGCTGAGCTGGCAGGGCTGCGCCGAAGCCGGGCTGTGCTATCCGCCGCAGCATCGCGTCGTCGAGCTGTCCGGCGGCGGCCAGGCCGTTAAAACCGCCACGGCGGGGCTTGCCGGCACGGCCCCCGCCGCGCCGGCCCTGGGCGAAGACCAGGCGCTGGCGGCGCGGCTGGCGCAATCCGGCGTAGGCTGGGTCTTGCTGGCCTTCTTCGGCCTGGGCCTGCTGATGACCTTCACCCCCTGCGTGCTGCCCATGGTGCCCATTCTCAGCAGCCTGATCGTCGGCAGCGGCGCCACGCCGCGACGCGGCCTGGTCTTGGCGCTGGCCTTTGTGCTGCCGATGGCGCTGACCTACGCGGCGCTGGGCGCGCTGGCCGCCAGCATGGGCGCCAATCTGCAGGCCGCGCTGCAAACGCCGTGGGCTCTGGGCCTGTTCGCCGCGCTGTTCATCCTGCTGGCGCTGGCCATGTTCGGCGTTTACGAGCTGCAATTGCCGGCTGCGCTGCGCGACCGGCTGGCCATGGCCAGCCAGCGCCAGCGCGGCGGCACCCTGGGCGGCGCGGCGGCGATGGGCGTGCTGTCCGCCTTGCTGGTGGGCCCCTGCATGACCGCGCCGCTGGCCGGCGCCCTGCTCTACATCAGCGACAGCGGCGACGTGCTCAAAGGCGGCCTGGCCTTGCTGGCCATGGGCCTGGGCATGGGCGTGCCGCTCTTGCTGGTGGGCGCGCTGGGGGCCAAACTGCTGCCGCGTCCCGGCCTGTGGATGAACCGGGTCAAAGCGGTGTTCGGCTTCCTGCTGCTGGGCATGGCCATCTGGTTCCTCGACCGCGTGCTGCCCCCGGCCGCCAGCCTGGCCTTGTGGGGCGCGTGGCTGTTCGCCGTCGCCGTCGGCCTGCTGACGCTGAGCCGGCCCTGGCGCGCCAGCCCCGGCCAATGGACGCTGCGCGGCGCGGCGGCGCTGCTGGGCCTGTGGGCGGCGGCGATGCTGATCGGCGCGGCCGCCGGGCAAAGCGATCCGCTGCGGCCGCTCGCCTTCGTCTCCTCCGCGGCCGCGCCCGCCGCCGACATGGAACAACTCGGCTTCGTCACCGTGCGCGATGTCCGCGCGCTGCAACAGGGCCTGGACGAGGCCGCGCGCCAAGGCCGGTGGGCGCTGGTGGACTACTACGCCGACTGGTGCGTGGCCTGCAAGGAAATCGAGCACAAGGTGTTTGGCGATCCCCTCGTGCGACAAGCGCTGGCCGGCATGACGCTGCTGCGGCCCGACGTGACCGAATCCGGCCCGGACAGCGCCGCGCTGCTGGCCTCGCGCCAGGTGATAGGACCGCCCACGCTGTTGCTGATCGGCCCGGACGGCCAGGAGCGCCGCGCCCAGCGCATCGTCGGCGCGCTGAGCCCGGACGCCTTTCTCGAACGCCTGAGCCAGGCGCGGCGGGCCCGCTGA